In a single window of the Populus alba chromosome 16, ASM523922v2, whole genome shotgun sequence genome:
- the LOC118056936 gene encoding OVARIAN TUMOR DOMAIN-containing deubiquitinating enzyme 10 isoform X1, translated as MVIYEQDSDVIQWGLRLLDGDPPYYSGYYGDAIIQSDDGYHGHYVRDHYDISDCSHVESDEMIARTLQEEFSQLAVTEANEYSHGGEEHLHASVDEHPWQCTPTRKYCSDNECSHEESDDAVPSSSCSSPANGEEYSYSPESNDDYELDDEVGKRLNQLIPIRHVPRINGEIPSIDEATSDHERLLNRLQLFGFDELKVQGDGNCQFRALSDQIYNTPDRHKTVRRQVVYQLKSHPEIYEGYVPMEYGEYLRKMSNLDDDSRSGEWGDHVTLQAAADSYGVKILVMTSFKDTCYIEILPVSQKPKGVIFLSFWAEVHYNSIYFQGDTSSEFRKKKSWWSFGNKH; from the exons ATGGTTATTTACGAGCAAGATTCGGATGTTATTCAATGGGGTCTTCGTCTTCTTGATGGGGACCCACCCTATTATTCTGGGTACTATGGTGATGCCATCATACAGAGTGATGATGGATATCATGGACATTATGTGCGGGATCATTATGATATTTCGGATTGCAGCCATGTAGAGAGCGATGAGATGATTGCGCGCACCTTGCAAGAAGAGTTTTCGCAGCTTGCCGTTACTGAAGCTAATGAATATTCACATGGTGGAGAAGAGCATTTACACGCTTCCGTTGATGAGCATCCTTGGCAATGTACACCCACGAGGAAATACTGTTCAG ACAATGAATGTAGTCATGAAGAATCAGATGATGCAGTACCCTCTAGTTCGTGCTCAAGTCCTGCTAATGGAGAAGAGTATTCCTACTCACCAGAATCTAATGATGATTATGAACTGGATGATGAAGTAGGCAAGAGGTTGAATCAGTTGATCCCAATCCGT CATGTTCCTAGAATTAATGGAGAAATACCATCAATTGATGAAGCAACCTCGGATCATGAAAGGCTTCTGAACAG ACTGCAGTTATTTGGCTTTGATGAACTTAAGGTTCAAGGAGATGGAAACTGTCAG TTCCGTGCTTTATCCGATCAAATATATAATACACCTGATCGCCACAAAACTGTAAGACGACAGGTTGTGTATCAG CTTAAATCTCACCCAGAGATATATGAGGGATATGTTCCCATGGAGTATGGTGAATATTTGAGGAAAATGTCAAA TTTGGATGATGATTCCAGGAGTGGTGAGTGGGGTGATCATGTGACATTACAAGCAGCCGCGGATTCG TATGGTGTGAAAATACTCGTTATGACTTCTTTCAAGGACACATGTTACATAGAGATTCTTCCTGTCAGCCAAAAGCCAAAAGGAG TCATTTTCTTGAGCTTTTGGGCTGAGGTACATTACAACTCCATCTATTTTCAAGGAG ATACATCTAGTGAATTCAGAAAGAAGAAGAGCTGGTGGAGTTTCGGGAATAAGCACTAG
- the LOC118056936 gene encoding OVARIAN TUMOR DOMAIN-containing deubiquitinating enzyme 12 isoform X2, with product MVIYEQDSDVIQWGLRLLDGDPPYYSGYYGDAIIQSDDGYHGHYVRDHYDISDCSHVESDEMIARTLQEEFSQLAVTEANEYSHGGEEHLHASVDEHPWQCTPTRKYCSDNECSHEESDDAVPSSSCSSPANGEEYSYSPESNDDYELDDEVGKRLNQLIPIRHVPRINGEIPSIDEATSDHERLLNRLQLFGFDELKVQGDGNCQFRALSDQIYNTPDRHKTVRRQVVYQLKSHPEIYEGYVPMEYGEYLRKMSKSGEWGDHVTLQAAADSYGVKILVMTSFKDTCYIEILPVSQKPKGVIFLSFWAEVHYNSIYFQGDTSSEFRKKKSWWSFGNKH from the exons ATGGTTATTTACGAGCAAGATTCGGATGTTATTCAATGGGGTCTTCGTCTTCTTGATGGGGACCCACCCTATTATTCTGGGTACTATGGTGATGCCATCATACAGAGTGATGATGGATATCATGGACATTATGTGCGGGATCATTATGATATTTCGGATTGCAGCCATGTAGAGAGCGATGAGATGATTGCGCGCACCTTGCAAGAAGAGTTTTCGCAGCTTGCCGTTACTGAAGCTAATGAATATTCACATGGTGGAGAAGAGCATTTACACGCTTCCGTTGATGAGCATCCTTGGCAATGTACACCCACGAGGAAATACTGTTCAG ACAATGAATGTAGTCATGAAGAATCAGATGATGCAGTACCCTCTAGTTCGTGCTCAAGTCCTGCTAATGGAGAAGAGTATTCCTACTCACCAGAATCTAATGATGATTATGAACTGGATGATGAAGTAGGCAAGAGGTTGAATCAGTTGATCCCAATCCGT CATGTTCCTAGAATTAATGGAGAAATACCATCAATTGATGAAGCAACCTCGGATCATGAAAGGCTTCTGAACAG ACTGCAGTTATTTGGCTTTGATGAACTTAAGGTTCAAGGAGATGGAAACTGTCAG TTCCGTGCTTTATCCGATCAAATATATAATACACCTGATCGCCACAAAACTGTAAGACGACAGGTTGTGTATCAG CTTAAATCTCACCCAGAGATATATGAGGGATATGTTCCCATGGAGTATGGTGAATATTTGAGGAAAATGTCAAA GAGTGGTGAGTGGGGTGATCATGTGACATTACAAGCAGCCGCGGATTCG TATGGTGTGAAAATACTCGTTATGACTTCTTTCAAGGACACATGTTACATAGAGATTCTTCCTGTCAGCCAAAAGCCAAAAGGAG TCATTTTCTTGAGCTTTTGGGCTGAGGTACATTACAACTCCATCTATTTTCAAGGAG ATACATCTAGTGAATTCAGAAAGAAGAAGAGCTGGTGGAGTTTCGGGAATAAGCACTAG